A portion of the Halodesulfovibrio aestuarii DSM 17919 = ATCC 29578 genome contains these proteins:
- a CDS encoding efflux transporter outer membrane subunit codes for MKKHKIVGLVTSLLFTVAALCGCWKVGADYVAPDLTEFHGKEWKVRAPMLQHESVAALWWTQFNDNELNRLVETLFMQNLSLKIARERIVEARSQRGVTRADLLPRAYLGGYGAHTRAADDAQGIVGVPGGVQTNLFAGAALAGWELDLWGRVQRLVEAADSTIEANRAAYGDVAVSLVAELALAYVDLRAVESRIRISERKLLLLEQRARLTCARLNAGTGTRQEYLQSQAMVRNEKAQQRVLSQAKAVAENSIAVLLGIPPSEFSCARGCQLTVPAVMGISVPASLISRRPDVRKAEQEYAGAVALVGAAEGERYPKIVLGGMLSFQSTDVDKLFHADTLVYTFGSGLLVPVFTGGRIDAQIAVQASQAEQRKFQLQQTVVEAVAEIEDSAVGVVEKGRQVQDVAWALQKLSQATVLAEQLFASGLANKDTVVQRELEQVDLEDSLVIAHQQELGEVIHLYRALGGGWSVAEHAGKTVTDRRNGTSTTGKADMDTVRSVGKELGHE; via the coding sequence ATGAAAAAGCATAAGATTGTTGGGCTGGTCACCAGTTTGTTGTTTACTGTTGCTGCGTTGTGCGGCTGTTGGAAAGTTGGTGCAGACTATGTTGCACCAGATCTTACGGAGTTCCATGGCAAAGAATGGAAGGTGCGCGCCCCAATGTTACAGCATGAGAGTGTTGCTGCACTTTGGTGGACGCAGTTTAACGACAATGAACTGAACAGACTGGTCGAAACGCTATTTATGCAGAATTTATCGTTGAAGATAGCGCGCGAACGGATAGTTGAGGCCCGATCACAACGCGGCGTTACGCGGGCAGACTTGCTACCACGGGCGTATCTTGGTGGATATGGTGCACACACTCGTGCCGCTGATGATGCACAAGGAATTGTGGGTGTGCCGGGAGGAGTACAGACCAATCTTTTTGCAGGTGCAGCTCTTGCGGGGTGGGAACTGGATTTATGGGGACGTGTGCAACGGCTTGTAGAAGCGGCTGACAGTACCATAGAGGCAAACCGTGCTGCGTACGGTGATGTGGCTGTTTCACTGGTGGCAGAGTTGGCACTTGCCTATGTTGATTTGCGGGCTGTGGAATCACGCATTCGGATTTCAGAACGAAAACTGTTGTTATTAGAGCAGCGGGCTAGACTTACGTGTGCGCGGCTGAACGCGGGGACAGGAACACGGCAGGAATACTTACAGTCGCAAGCGATGGTTCGAAATGAAAAGGCACAGCAGCGGGTGCTGAGTCAGGCAAAGGCTGTTGCAGAAAACAGTATTGCCGTACTGTTAGGGATTCCACCCAGTGAATTTTCGTGTGCCAGAGGTTGTCAGCTTACGGTTCCTGCTGTGATGGGGATAAGTGTTCCTGCAAGTTTGATTTCACGCAGACCGGATGTCCGCAAAGCAGAGCAGGAATATGCAGGGGCTGTGGCGCTGGTGGGGGCAGCAGAAGGGGAGCGTTATCCTAAAATTGTTTTGGGCGGCATGCTGAGTTTTCAATCAACTGATGTGGATAAGCTGTTTCATGCAGACACTCTTGTCTATACGTTCGGTAGCGGACTTTTGGTTCCGGTGTTTACCGGAGGACGTATTGATGCCCAGATTGCAGTGCAGGCCTCGCAGGCAGAACAACGCAAGTTTCAGTTGCAGCAGACCGTAGTTGAGGCTGTGGCAGAGATTGAAGATAGTGCAGTCGGGGTAGTAGAAAAAGGTCGGCAAGTTCAAGATGTTGCATGGGCCCTGCAAAAATTGTCACAGGCGACTGTTCTTGCAGAGCAATTGTTTGCAAGTGGACTTGCGAATAAGGATACAGTTGTTCAGAGAGAGTTGGAACAAGTGGATTTGGAAGATTCTCTTGTAATCGCACATCAGCAGGAACTGGGTGAAGTTATCCACCTGTACCGGGCCTTGGGCGGTGGTTGGAGTGTGGCAGAACATGCAGGGAAAACCGTGACTGATAGGAGAAATGGCACATCTACTACAGGGAAAGCAGATATGGACACAG